GTATAAcataaaatgaatttatttgttaaaaattatattattagattgagatttaatttactttcatatgctACAAAACTTATAGAATATGAGAAATTAGAAGCtaaagattagttttgaagaCTGTGCCAACTTTGACCACGTTTTATATTACCGGATAGAGAGAGTACAATTATTCCTTACTTTCACAAATTCCGATGCAATGATTActctaaaaatgaacttatctTGGGACAAATAAAATGAGCTAAAAGATAAACTTAatatgggacagaggtagtataacATTTGGGCTATCCTctcatattaatattttttatacaaatatgtaaaaatatgaTGCTTAAATTACTTTTAACCACAAAATAAGTCATGACAAATATCAAATGAATGGTCGGACACCGTGGTGAAAAGTCAACGACTTCCTATATTTAAAAACGATAATAGTACCAGTAGTGACCATCACCCTATATCATTGCAATACTGTGTGGAGAGAGagttgcgcaaaaatatgccatcCGAAGACAACCTAACCATGTAAACAATTTCACAAAGAAACGAATGGAATCGAGAGGATTCCCCGCTCTTACAAGCAAGGTAAATACAATACAGAGTTGTACTTTCAACTACTCTTGACAAACCAACTCAGCTTGTCTTCTTAGGAACACACCCTGAAAAACTATCAATACATACTGTCCAGCTGGTTACACTACACTTTCTGCATTGCTTGAAATAAGCAATGCAAACTACTTCCCAAAATGCAAGCATTTCTGGCTTTAAGCCTAGACAAGCTTGACTAGATTCAAAgctagaaatacttatatttcgAGATGAAGGTACAAGCATTGCCCAACTAGCTAGCTGAACCTGAACACCAAAACCAAACAGGCCTCTAGAAGCAATGTTGTTTAGAGCTTGCTCCTTAAGCGTACTCCGTCACATTGTTCCATTTGTCACCTATCACTCTCGGGCGATTTGGATGTGCCTTCATGCAGGATGCCACTTTAGTCACCATGGATAATATGATGTCGCCAAAGAACTCTATCTCCTTCAGCTTCAGCAGATTCTCCAGACCTGTAATCCCATCCTTGGGTTCTTGCAGGAATGCTATTGTCAGCCACTCAAGGTTAGGGACTGAGCCCTTCTCGAAGTGCACATTGCGAATGTTCTCCATATTATCAATAACCAACATTCTGAGCTTCAAAAAATTACCATGAGCAAAAAATATATGGTCATCAGCGTAGGACCTTTGGTAGAGCTTGAGACAGAGCAGATTGGGCAGGTCTCCAAGAACTCCAATGGCCTCAGCGTGGAGTCCAGTGTCACGAAAAGTAATCCTGGACACATTTCGAAGTGATGGTATCCAAGGAGGAAGCCTCTGCAACTTGCCTTTCAGGCTAAAATTTCTGATGAATAGAGGAGGCGACTCTGCGATAAGAGCTAGATATTCCAGTGATGAGCTGTGCTCTTTCTCATCCAGAATGTGAATGGAGAGCGAGCGAAGAGATCCAGTCAATTTTACCAGAGACTGAAGGAATGCGTTCCAGTTCTCTTCCACACCGCGAAACAAGACATTAAGTTTCTGTAACTTTTGGAGCTGGCCAATTTCACTCAGCACCGCTGGCCGCTCCTTGACCACTATATGGGCAAGTGATTGCAGAGCCATCATGTTCTTAACCACCCCAGCCGTCATCTCCAAGCCTGAGTCCGGTCGGAAGCACTTCACGCTGGTTGTCCTTGTAAGTTGTACCTTGTGCCCAACTAACAAATGCTTGAGACAACTGAGGTTGCTTGCACTGGCTGGTAATCTCTTGATACGCGTTGCCCTAATGTCCAGTGTCTCCAGGTATTTCAGATTTCCAATTAGTCGTGGTAATTTGCCAATATTGGTCTTTCTGAGTGTCAGATACTTCAGCTGGTAAAATTTACAGATATAGTTCAGAGTACTGTTGTTCAGACAGCTGGAACCTTGCAAGTCTAGTACTCTTAGCAGCCGCATCTGTGGAAAGAACATTGGAACTTCCTCAACGGAAGCTGACATTGTAAAGGAGCGAACATGAGATACGCTGACTCTTGTTCTTTGCACCGAATTGTGACTGTTATGGATGGAGAGACGACGGATTTTATCATGGCAAACCAATGGATGTCCATTATCACACAAGAAGGATGCAAAGTTCTCCTCGAGCGACTTGGAGATGATGACTTCTAGCATCATGTCATGAACTCTGCAAGTCCTCACCTTGCCACTCCAATCAATTTTCACAGGTTGTACAATACTCCTGGCCACAAATTCATCAAAGTAACTTTCGGCAACCTCTTCCATGCTTAGTCCATGCCTTTGGTTGACAAAACCTTCGGCTATCCACCTCCTCACCAAAGGCCCCCTCCTGATCACATAATTTTCAGGAAAAATACTTAGATACAAGAAGCAGGCCTTCAGATGGTAAGGTAGATCATTATAGCTCAGGGTTAACACTTGCTTTGCAACTTCCAGGGTAGGATTAGTTTCAAGTTCAGAGCCCAAGTTGTCACAAATCTTCTGCCACTCTTCCTTGGTCCTATTTGTCTTGCTCGCAACAAGGCTGCCGATACTCACTATTGCTAAAGGCAAGCCTCCACATTTCTTCAAAATGGAATTCGAGACTTCATCCAACTCTTCATTTGATGATATATCTGCAGAACCAAATATCCTCTTGAAGAATAGTTCTCGTGATGCAGCATCTGATAGACGCTGCATTTTGTAAACCTGATCTTGGGGACCTGAACAACATGTGTTAGCCACATCTTCATTCCGTGTGGTTATAATTACTCTGCTGCCCTTCTTATTGTCAGGCAATGCACATCTGATACTCTCCCAAGCTGATATGGTCCATATGTCGTCAAAGATGACAATATACCTACAGGAAAAAAAGTACTTATCACTTTATCAGTCATGAACCTATCATAGAAGATAACAGTGTTTCTTACCCAAAACAAAAAGGATAGAAGGAActacatatattttatataaaggAGTGAGCACATTAACCCACGATTAGCAAATTAAGGCTTTAGGGATGATCCTGATTTTAAGGGGAAAATATATGTACCTTAAATACCTTTATTTGAAAAATACGAAAAACTTAGAAGCCTTTCTCTTGGCTAACAAAACACTTTCTAGTTCTATACCAGTTCTGCATCACATCCAGTGAGTTTATTTACAGCAAAAAAAACCACCTGAAAGTGCTATCAGCCAGTAATCCTGGTACACAGCATAAAACTTGGTGATACGGGCAACAGTAGGGAACAGGGTGGAAACAACCTTTCCATTCCTATGTAGAGCAGCACAGGGAAGGTCGTGCACCCTCTATTTCTCATTTAGACAGCCTTTCTATGTGAGCAGAGATCATTGGAAATCAATGGTCAAGATCTGACATAGGACTAAATTCTCCTATTTCATTGCTGAATTGAAGTAAAAGGTGCATGATTGTCTTTGATTAAACCTTTTCGCAAGCAATGCATCAATCATCTAGATATATTCACCAAAGCAGGAAAAAGGGGAGTCTAACAGATAATCAATTACcagtaaaataaaacaaaagcacTAGTTACCTTTTGTCTAGCAAATACTGCCTAACTTTTTCAGCCAGCACTGCAACTTCCCATCTTTCCATTCCATCCATGTTGCCGTCCATTGTATGACCGTGCTTACCTCCTGCTACAGCCATTGCCTTGTTCGGACGCTGGATCAGTTCCCTTATCATGTACTGGAACAGAGTCCTGATATTGAATGTCTGTGACACAATGAACAATGGACAGCAGTGAAAATCAGCACCCTTCACCATTGGGTTCTCACACACCATCCTTGCCAGTGTGGTCTTCCCAAGGCCGCCAAAACCAACTATGGCAAGCACACGCCGGCAAGGATCCGCTTCCATTACCCAGCGGACAAGTTTATCCCTTGGTTCATCAAGGCCCACCAGCTGTGCCTCCTCAGTGAAGAGAGCATGCAACTGCGGATCAAGATGACGAGATGCATGCCTGGTAAGCCGTGGGCCTGCTCCTTGAAGTGTGGTCTTTGGCAGCATCACCTCATAGCGTGAACGCCGCTCACTGACATCCTGTGCACGGGCCTTTAGCTCTTGTAGCTGCATGGCGATTCGATGGCGACAGCATAGTTTGCCAAGAATATAGATTAGCCGATAAAGGAAACCAATTCCTGATGACTCACCAAGATGATGAGTGAACTGGTCAATGCAGTCCTCGGCATCATAGGCAATCTCCCTCACCTGCTTCATCCAGATTCTCACTTGGGTGTCATGGTCCTCCAACACAGTGAGGTACCGGAGGAATGCATTCATGCTCTCGAGCTCATCTTTTATGTATTGTATGTCACCATGGACACCCCGCACGAACCAACTCTCCTGGGAGAGAAGGGAGCTAAGCTTGGACAGGAGGCTCCTAACAGTGCCCTCAGCCACACTAAAAATAGCACCCTCCATGTCTAACTATGAGCATGGAAATGCAGATGCTGCTGCTAATGCAGTTGTGTTCCCTAGGCCACACACGCACATATATATAAGGTATCCAATAGACTAAATTTGAAAGTGATAGCAGGATAAGAGCGTTGCAGGCAATAGTTTCCTAGTCATTTCCAGTTCTCAATAGGCTACATTTGGACTCCAGCATAATAAATTGTACAAAGGGAAATATGTTGATTGCAGTGTTAGCTGATGACAAGGCAATGAAAAGGAGACTTCAGGTTCATAAGGTGATGACCCGAATGATGAACAAACATATTGACATGGCATCATGACTTCTATTTGTTTATTCTATTCTCCATAGCAATTTATGATAATCCAGACGATCCAATTCACATTTCCACTGCCACTATATACAAGCCACCTTACTGATTGATAAAGGAATCATAATCTAAGAAGGTGCTGAGACATTTACCAGTTAGAAAAACTAACAATGTGATAACCCTTTGTGTTAAATATTCAAGATGACATGGAAGGGTGACTCAAACTAAAGAAGTACAGATAAAATCACCTTGCAAGCGACctccaaaaagaaaaggaatggcAACAACTAGTAAGTTTGGCAATATCACAATTCAATGACAGAAAGGACAAGGACATATAGAAAGGATAACATAGTTTTATCGTGGATAACCTGGTAACTAAAGTTGGTAGAAAAAAAGAACTCCATACAATTTAGAAAGCCACCTAACTGCCTGAATGAAATGTTTCACACGTATGCCCATCCCAATTAGTTTACTGATGCGGCCCATATTAACTAAGTGAATCTCCCTCTACAAGAAGTGAACCCCAGGTAAGATCCTATATAAAGAATTAAACATTACTGGGACAGAAAGGGAAAACCGTCAGATCGCGCCAACTGTACAACGGACAAACAAATCGCCATCAGTCAAGAAGTCCTACAACTAAGAAAGAACTAACACCAATCTCCATCAGACAAAGATGATTTATTTCCTGTCAGACGTGGCAACCACAAAGCACCTAAACTGCTACATAAGATATGAGGTTTGGTTGATAATATGCTAACAAATCAATGAACCACAAAATGGCAGTCGTTATAGCTTGTTTGATACTTTGACATAACATGACGCAAAGATTAAATATGTCAAGAGAAGCCAAGACACTCTAAAAGAGTGACGCAATGCAGGCTACATGGAGAGGTTCCATACGCTTGCTTAGCATTCACCGAGCGCACGTTCCAAATTTAATAACAAGTGGTGGTTGTGTGATTATTGGATTTGGTTTGGATATGAACATGAATCAGAGGGGGGGGAGGAACATTTTGGATAAGGACTAAGACTATCATCAAACAACCAACACAACCAAATCACAGCAGCGTACCATTTGATCTTCTCCTCGAAGATTAAACTAATGAGAGCAAGCATCTCCCTCTGCGACCATTGGGGTGATTAGCTCGATGATTCCCTTCCAGAGTTGAAAcatttgcaaattgcaaaatAGTTTGCATTGGATCTCTTTCTCTTACCTGCATCGGCATGTCGTCATATCAGTGACCTCACCGGCAAAGCTATCTCCATGCCCAGACTCGGTgaggcatttcatcgaacacttgAACCTCACACCGCAGAGGCGGGTTGCCGCCGGCGAAGTGAAGGACTCGCCGCCCTCCGCTCCGAGCGAAGGAGTCGCCGAGTCTCGCCGCCCTTGACCGATCATCTCGCGTGCCCTCGCCGGCTGGTTCGCCCAACCGCGGCACCCCCGTCCGCCGCCTCTTGGGGTAGGATGGAAACTGCAGTCTCCGTTCCCGTTGGGCGATTAGCCTCATTGGTTGTCATGAAAAGCTAAAGTAAAAACCAAATTTTATATtggttttaagatattttcaatgtaGTTTTATTTTCCAGCATtgtctttattttctttgtctATAAAAAACAGATATGCTACATCCTAAAACTAGAATGTGTTATATCTCGTAttaggtttgttttttattggacggagagagtaatttacttttaaaaaaacatatataaaagttttacaaataaattattttattttatggtTAGTGGTCACTAATAAACCATTACGGCTTATTATTTGTTCTGGATAACCGATGAGGCCCAACGTTAATTGGATTGAAGTATTTTAATAACATGCTAACTGTAgtaataaaatgtttaaaagtattttaataaGATGCTAACTGTAGTGGTAAAATGTTTAGCCACAAAATATTCGATAAAATGTTTATACTAATGGCTAATGTTTGTCAATTTTCATTCGTTTTAATGCTTATACTTTGAGGTTTTTATTTGCTTTAATgcctatattttaaaacagaagATGCATGCCATTGCCGATGTTTGCCAGTTTTTCTGTTTTAATGCGGGAACATTCATCTTTTCCATTTTAACGTTtgctaggctgtgtttagttcagcgcaaagtttggattttgattgaaattgaagatgatatgactgaaaaattgtgtgtgtatgacaggttgatgtgatggaaaatgacttaagtttagatccaaacacAGTCCTAGTTTGCCATTTCGTTTCAAATGTCAGACACGTGAAATGACAAAAAATGGGTTCATTAATTTGCCAGGATGATACATGATCTCAAATTGTAAGCTAGCTCTTaacagctactccctccatcccataatataaaggattttgagtttttgcttgcaatgtttgaccactcgtcttattcaatttttttttgcaaagataaaaaacaaaaagttgtgcttaaagtactgtagataataaagtaaatcacaaataaaataaataataatttcaaaaaattttgaataagacgagtggtcaaacgttacaagcaaaaacttaaaaaacttaaaatcctctcttatattatgggacggagggagtactatcaaAAGCGCCAAGAAATCGGTTTTTTACATTGACATGCTACACGTTAATTGAGAACAAGGGTCAGCAAAAGATAGCGCCTTCTCTTTCATAACAAGTAAATTCAAAACTTTGCTTCCTTCCAGTAATATCCTCATTCAAATGGCATAGACACACGAAGAAGGAAGCAAACACATCTCTTGGATCTCGATAACAGTAATATCCTCATGAGGTTGGTACAAAACTTTGAAGTGGTTACAATTAGCACAGCTCACTACAGCATTTGTTTCAAAAGGCTACTACAGCAGTATTCTTGGCCAGCAAGTTGAACAGTGAAACATTCCCCATTTTTTATGTCCGTGCCGATCAGATTCTTGGTGCTGCATTACATATCGAAATGTGCCTCAGGTTAAAGGTAGGAGATGATTAACATAGAAGACGGATTTGATAGAGACTGCCACCAGCACAAAATACATTACCTCCTCCGATTGTAGCTTCAGGGAGTCGTTCTATCGAGTACCTGTGCCGAGTGATATACATGATTGGAACACCAGGAACCTACCAAATTGAGAACACAAACATGTAATTAGCATAAGAGCAAGGCTGCTGCAATGTTCAGGCTTAAGTGCTTGTAAATGTACCTTTCTTATCCTCCTTTTCAAATCTCTATCACATGTTGCGACGATGTAGCACTTGTGCTGTTACAGAAAAGTTGCAGTTTAGCAAAATTAGCGAAATTTTTTACACACAAGCTACATAGATCCAAATGATTATCACAAAAACTAGTCTTAAACTTTCAGTAGCCAACCAGCCTTAAtttaaggccctctttgtttaggcttataagccaacttataagtcgaaaagtctaagccaaaacaaacaagcagctttttcatttggcttttttaagccataagccactctaacactattaatcCAAAAGCTAGGTTTGAGAAgctttttttggcttatatgagatagatgtatgaTTTTACcattaaacttaggacattaaatccactggcttataaatcatataagccaataagctgacttaaaagtctaggccaataagcctaagcctaaacaaagagggcctaagtGTTCACTAAAATGTAAATGGAAGCTGTAAAGATGAAGAGCAGAAATTGGCGAGACTAAAGAAAGTTATATTAGTAATTTCAAAAGGAGATTGCGAAAATTTCAGTAACCCATACATGCATCATATTCTCTACTACTCAACTGCAAGTACCGTCAAGTCACCTAACATCTGCTATCCAAAACAATGCTGCCACTTGCACACATAAAAACTCAATTCGAACAATAGAAGTTCAAGTAGGCAGAATTATACCTGAGTAACCCTCTCTACGATACAGTCATCAGCATAAGTTCCCTTGTGTGTGCATGCTAATCTCTGGAACCTAGGGTCCTTTGCAATTCTGTAAGAGGTAAAAATAGTATTTATTGATGGATGAAAATCatagaaaattatattatagtacCAAACATCAGAACTATGTCCAACTGATACTAATATGCATAGAAGACAATAGCTACAGATACTGGGATAGAGAAACAGAATGAATAACGGAATTTGCAACAAGTGAAGAATATAAATTAAAGGAAATGCATGAACCAATTACCACAGTAATTATTGGGAATGAACATACCTCAATGCTACACGATACTTTTGTCCCAGCTTTTCAAGCTCCGCCATAACACAATCCGTGATACATGGTGTGCCTTCATAACAAGATGGTAGACTTTGTCAGCAAAGCCGTATGCATTTCAAAATATGCTAAAAAGGATAGCTTAAACCCTACTCGTTCCATTCCATATTATAATGTGTTTTGGAtttgtcctaagtcaaacttcttcaagtttggccaactttataaaaaaatgtagtagcatttccaacacaaaacaaatatattaatttggtattgtagatgttgctacgttttttctataaacttggtcaaacttaaagaagtgTGACTTAGTACAAACCCATCACTTCTTATAATTTGAAACAGAGTGAGTAAGAAGATGCATGCTTACATTTTGCATAAAGGCAGTCCATCATTCCTTTCTCCAAATCCAACTGCATAGGTGTCAAAGAAGCATTTAGCTATTACCCATAAGCATAAGCTCAGAGAAACTGTTAGTTAGCTCCATAATCCAGTAAACCCACATGAAAGGAATACACTCTGACCAAGAAGGGATGTAGCTAGCACTTGCACCAGGGATGGGAAAAGATACGATGATAGATAGATAGTCAATGTATTTCTCTGTCCTAGAAATGCAAGATTTCTGTTGTGTTTGAACTGTCAATATGGACAATCACTTGGTCATCTACCCCTATACCCTATATAAAGCCTCATAATTCAATTAGTTTTCAATATGGTTCTAGCATCTAATAAGTGGCTCCAGGTTGGTTATGAACCTTCTTGCACTCAGATGGATGTAAGGCACTCCAAATGTTATGTTATTCCCTCTATTTCACAATATTTATCCAGTAGATAGAGTAGTACTAGGTCTATCTAATAGATGTGATCATAATCCATATTggttaaaaaatgattttaagtATTGTGACTCATACATCTGCATACCAGAAAATATTGTGGAGCAGAGTACAAATAAGTTAAATGATGTGCCAGCGCTTGTTACACATGCCCTATACTATATGCCTCTTATTAAGTGCCAATGGGCAATACCATTCTGTTATTTGAGGGCTGTTGAATGACACTTGAGAATGTCCAACAGTTACATACTCGACACAATTGAGATTAAGCTAGGCTTCACGAAATCATTCAGTGGATAAACAGAAGAGCACCTAATTCGAAGCCTCAAAGAACAAACCTTGTTCTGGATGGAGAAATTGATGAAGTTTGTATCCACAATAACCCGGTATGGCGGCCCGAGCGCTGTGTTGTAGCTGAAGAACAGCGCCGAAGAGACCTGAGGCCTAAAATAATAAACCAACAAGACTTGATTAATCCAATCATCCCAATAATCGTTAAACACTTTAAACAAATGGATCCCAAAACGCGGTAGGCACTCACACATTCCGCCCGAGCTTCTCCTTCTCGTTATCCTTCTTCTTGGGGTTCAACACATCCTCCTTGTACCTAGAGGAGACAAAATTTAGGGTCGCAACAAAAAGAACCGAATCACCAAGAAACCAATAGGAGAGGGAGATGGTTTGCCTACTTCTGGATGGTCTTCTTGGTGATGATCTTCTTGACGGCGGCGAACTTAGGGCCCTTGCTCTTCGCCCTCCCCATCCTCAGACTAAAAATCCCAGATAACACTATCAACACCAGCAGCAGTCTCGAGCACTACGCGcaccgcgggcggcggcggcgttagcTCTCTCGGTGGAGCGGGTCCTCGCAGCTGACTGCTCACTGCCGGCGGCGTGAAGCGGTGGAAGGGGCCGCGTGAGACGAGAGCCTACCGACCGAGAGCGGCAGGGGCGCAGAGCGCGACGCCAAGTCACCGAGGCGCCGAGCTACCTTCTCCTACCGGCGggaggggcgacggcgacggcgacggcgacggcgaggcgggaaGTGCGGCGAGCCGGAGActctggcggcggcgtcgcgcgtTCGAGGAGAGTGAGAAGCCTAGGGTTGGCGTTGCTGACTTGAGAGGCCTCATTGGTGGGCCTGGACCGTTGagttgggcccacctgtcagctaaCACTATGATGGGCCTTTTCAAGCTTTGGGCCGTTGGATGCGGCGAGAGATCTGGGCCTCTGGGCCGTCGGATCTGAGAGAAGTATTGTGCGCGTCTCTGAGCGACGGCGGCTTTGGTctggaaggggagaggaggcggcggcggtgggggatggcggcggcggcggcggcggcgacggcgacgctccGGTGGGTGCTGCAGATGCACCGGGACGTGCCGCGGGCGGCGAGGTTCTACTCCGAGGGGCTCGACTTCAGCGTCAACGTCTGCACGCTGCGATGGGCGGAGCTCCAGTCCGGGCCGCTCAAGCTCGCCCTCATGCACACCAACGACAGGTCCCCCGACTGCTtagcttcctctctctctctctctctctctctctctctctctctctctctctctctctctctctctctctctctctctctctctcgtttatGCTAGTTTTCCATGGGTTTGGGGGTCGATTTGAGTGTGAGCTCGGAGATGTATGATAAAATGCGGCTGAGGTTGGGATGATGGGGTTGGGTGGTTCGCTGTTCCACACGATGGCGTTCAAGTGTTTGTTGAATTGCCTGTGCGGAGCAGTTGGTTCGGTTTGCTTCTGAAAATGCTACACATGAAATGCGATGTTACGCGCTGCAAAATTTTAATGTTGGTGCGTtcaatgattaaaaaaaaagtgttccTTCATGTGCTATGTTCGTGGAAATTCTGGCTCTAAGGAGAACCTTTTCCTGAATTGTTAGCCCCTGGCTATAAACCAGCTAACGCAAGTATCTGTTTTTGACCAATTTCAACATTTTTCATTGCGGGTAGCATCTCAACTAAGTTTGGGCAGGATGGAGTCAGCATTAACTGTTCTCAGGCACTCCTGTTTTCCCTTTGGAAAGGCAGCAAATTAGTCTACAGTGTTCAGATGTGCAGGTAAAAATGTTAGTGGATTGACTCTATCCTTGGGAAACAGTCACACTTAATGAGTTGATAGTGCGCATCACAAGTCCCTGCATTTTTAGTACAAGGATCTTGTTTGCTTGACTTTGTGTGGTTAGGCCTACCCTAGGATTGATGCCTTGGTAGAATACTTATCCAACATCCATCGTGGCCCTATTGCTGTTCTTTCACATGTAGAAGTGTTGGATATGCTAGGTTGTTGATTTGCTATTCTTTTTACTCACCATGCTGAGTAATGAAATTCTGCATGAGGAATAGTGTAACCTTAAGTTTCTTTTACATATTGTTTCTTGTGTCATCATATGCATTTCTTTTTAGCAGAGGCATACTATGTTCCGCAGAAACTTGTGCTCTGATGATTTGAGAATTGAGATACTCAAGGCCTCAAGGGATGATATGGATACCACAATATACAACAAAAAGTTCGCATGGCAATTGGATCTCCTTGATGTAATTGGCTGAGATCAatataaagcttccattatctaaaaaaaatatactacaaaaaaaatcaacaactaGATGATGCTTTTGAAAAACTCATGATCTCCTAATTCTGAAGTCatctacttttttttcctgttgTTCTTACTCTACGTAACATTGACAATAGTCATGGTAGCCAGATAGCTTGGTATGGTAGCTTTAAGATCACCCCGTATGAGTATGAGGTATAATGCATCTTGTTCATATGGAGATAATCAATATGTTGAAAACTTGGCACTTTGCAATTTGGCATTGTAAAATCCAGTGCTTTCTTAGCAATATTATATCTAGTAGTACAGTAGTTACTAATGTTAAGATGTCTTTATCTTTTTCTTGAGATATTATGTTATCCTTTTGCAGTCGAACAAAACATGGAATTGTTACCTGAAAATTCATATACATTTGCAGTAATCTTGCATCGCAGAGAATCTATTCTTCGATGCTGTCATTCACTGTACCAGACATAAACAGTACAGTTACGAAATTATTGTCGCTGGGAGCTGAGTTGGATGGGCCCATCAAATATGAGATCCATGGAAAGGTAACCAATAGCCCATAACTATAGAACATGTCTATTTCCATTGtttcttcaaaaaaattttgtgatactagttttcttttttatacaGGTTGCAGCCGTACGATGCATCGATGGGCACATGCTTGGCCTTTTCGAACCAGCGTGAAGAACCTACACTGCAATGTACATAATGAAAAAATTATTTCAATTTCTTGCAGATGGTATGTTTTATTTCTGTGGACTGAAGTTGTTGTTGACAGAAGCAACTGACTGGGCCTGTAGTGTCTGAAACACTGATGAATAGTTAGATGGGCATCTCTTTCTGTTAAGAGAAACCAGTATGAGAATTGAGGTGCTGTAGCTCTTTCGCCACCGTTTGCCTGGTAATTGCCTGTCGTATTGCAATCGGTAGAGAGCCACACTGTCATGGCTCTGCTTTATAATGGCCTGAACTATTGCTAACTTGGCAATGTTCTCATATAAGCTTTCAAAATCTAATGCATGGAATATTCTATTAATGTTGAAGTCAAGATGATATAATTTAGTATCTACTTTGAGCAACTGGCATAAAAACAACGGTATTTGATGCAAGCACTTAAAAAAATCTGAGCTAAACATAAGTTGTTAATTACGACCTTAATGTCCGGCTGACTGTCTGTAGATAGGAGCAGATACATATACCAGCCTTTGTTGTACTAGCCACCAGAAACCAGTGATCAGAATATGATCAAGAATCTGCTGGAATCCTGGCTGGAGAAGAGAGGCAACCAGCTTGGTTCCATGCAGAAACAACAATCAGGATTCAGTACTtgctccgtcccaaaaaaagacaaaccctaatttccatgtccaac
The Oryza sativa Japonica Group chromosome 6, ASM3414082v1 DNA segment above includes these coding regions:
- the LOC4340191 gene encoding disease resistance protein Pik-2-like, translated to MEGAIFSVAEGTVRSLLSKLSSLLSQESWFVRGVHGDIQYIKDELESMNAFLRYLTVLEDHDTQVRIWMKQVREIAYDAEDCIDQFTHHLGESSGIGFLYRLIYILGKLCCRHRIAMQLQELKARAQDVSERRSRYEVMLPKTTLQGAGPRLTRHASRHLDPQLHALFTEEAQLVGLDEPRDKLVRWVMEADPCRRVLAIVGFGGLGKTTLARMVCENPMVKGADFHCCPLFIVSQTFNIRTLFQYMIRELIQRPNKAMAVAGGKHGHTMDGNMDGMERWEVAVLAEKVRQYLLDKRYIVIFDDIWTISAWESIRCALPDNKKGSRVIITTRNEDVANTCCSGPQDQVYKMQRLSDAASRELFFKRIFGSADISSNEELDEVSNSILKKCGGLPLAIVSIGSLVASKTNRTKEEWQKICDNLGSELETNPTLEVAKQVLTLSYNDLPYHLKACFLYLSIFPENYVIRRGPLVRRWIAEGFVNQRHGLSMEEVAESYFDEFVARSIVQPVKIDWSGKVRTCRVHDMMLEVIISKSLEENFASFLCDNGHPLVCHDKIRRLSIHNSHNSVQRTRVSVSHVRSFTMSASVEEVPMFFPQMRLLRVLDLQGSSCLNNSTLNYICKFYQLKYLTLRKTNIGKLPRLIGNLKYLETLDIRATRIKRLPASASNLSCLKHLLVGHKVQLTRTTSVKCFRPDSGLEMTAGVVKNMMALQSLAHIVVKERPAVLSEIGQLQKLQKLNVLFRGVEENWNAFLQSLVKLTGSLRSLSIHILDEKEHSSSLEYLALIAESPPLFIRNFSLKGKLQRLPPWIPSLRNVSRITFRDTGLHAEAIGVLGDLPNLLCLKLYQRSYADDHIFFAHGNFLKLRMLVIDNMENIRNVHFEKGSVPNLEWLTIAFLQEPKDGITGLENLLKLKEIEFFGDIILSMVTKVASCMKAHPNRPRVIGDKWNNVTEYA
- the LOC4340192 gene encoding uncharacterized protein; amino-acid sequence: MGRAKSKGPKFAAVKKIITKKTIQKYKEDVLNPKKKDNEKEKLGRNVPQVSSALFFSYNTALGPPYRVIVDTNFINFSIQNKLDLEKGMMDCLYAKCTPCITDCVMAELEKLGQKYRVALRIAKDPRFQRLACTHKGTYADDCIVERVTQHKCYIVATCDRDLKRRIRKVPGVPIMYITRHRYSIERLPEATIGGAPRI
- the LOC4340193 gene encoding uncharacterized protein: MAAAAAAATATLRWVLQMHRDVPRAARFYSEGLDFSVNVCTLRWAELQSGPLKLALMHTNDSNLASQRIYSSMLSFTVPDINSTVTKLLSLGAELDGPIKYEIHGKVAAVRCIDGHMLGLFEPA